Within the Phaseolus vulgaris cultivar G19833 chromosome 9, P. vulgaris v2.0, whole genome shotgun sequence genome, the region ATTATAAAATGTATAATTAATCcatttttatgaatattaattctCAATAAAGTTAGTAGATATTTGTCAGCATATAATggaaaaaagatattaaaatttaatcaaattttgGTTTCATAGATGTGGATCTAATTCTACTGATTAATTTCTTTGCCAAGTTTTAATACTTTGTGGATCTAATTCTTTAGCCAGGCAATAATGGCTAGTTAATTTGTATTGTTTCTATATATAGGTTAATAATATACATGGGAAAACCATATAAAAAATCATGGTGTAGGAAGGTTCACCCAAGGTTTTGCTGCCTTCCTCTGCAGACAAGCATTTCATTGTTATCATATCTGGTTTCTTGTGATAAGTTTGTCATGGTTTCAAAGATATTAGTGTGACTATTTAATTCCCACTTTTCCTTTCTACTCCCTATATAACTATACATCACCAAGTTCATCCTTTGTTTTTGAAGAGGTAACATGGAGATATCAAGAAACTTACAAGTGTAACTTTATATCAGAAAAATTCAGGATTTCCTTCAATCTGCATAAAAAGCTCTCGTGCAGCTTCAACTATGCCTGAATGCCCAAGGTGGGGGAATGATGAAGTCACATCATAATGAATGTAGTTGCAACTGCAAACAGAACATAAAATGTTGAAGTGAGGGACTAGAATATTGTGTTGGACCATAGAAAGGATCTATACAGTTTGGCCCATATAAAACTATTACACATTGGAACTGAAACTATAAGGTATATAGAGAAGATGATTTATGCAGATAAATGTAACTCAATAGGGATGTCATTACTCATTAGCCTTTGTTTATAAACAGTTTATAATCAGACATCATAGCATAACATGTCAAAATTCATTTTCCATGGTATGTATGTCACAACCTTCTAAGTCATTGAAAACCAATCTGACAACAATACCAGAGGATATGTAGTTGTCCTAAAATTTAGAAGTTTAAAATTTCATCTTAAAATTGTGAGGATTGTTTATTGCTTGGTGTATTGCTCTATCAATTTCAGAACAGTGTACTGACTCAAAAATAGTTATTCTGTAAACAAAACTTAGCTATTTTTTTGGtgcttaaaatattataatcctAGTAGTACCTTCATAAGCTTCCCACGTTGCCCCATCATTCTGAGGGCACAAGGTATTggtaaattaaatatgttactAATATAAGCAGTGACAACGTACGCCTTAGCTATTGAAACAGTTATCTCCCTGAATCTTGATCGATAACTTACAAGACAAAATGGCTTGAATAGATGTAAATATTGTCCTACAGTATTGTCCTGTCAATAGGCTTTCGATTTGTGATTTCAGAATACATGTGACAAGCACaaaattttaacacaattttgtATTACCACTCTAGGCAGAGAGCGCTAGGGTTCGTGTGAGGCAGACATCGCTAGGGTTCGTGTGAGGCAGACATTGCTAGGGTTTGTGTGAGGCAGAGAGCGCTCGGTTCGTGTGGAAGCAGCAAGCGCTAGGGTCTGTGTGAGGCAGCGAGCGCTAGGGTTCGTGTGAGTGTGAGGCAGCGAGCGCTAGGGTTCGTGTGAGTGTGAGGCAGCGAGCGCTAGGGTTCGTGTGAGTGTGAGGCAGAGAGAAGGACAAGAGTGAAACCGTTAGAGTTAGGGTTCACTCTGGTTTTCaaaatgaaattcaaaaaaaaattattttcttaagttttcaaaaagaatTCATTTTTCAAGTGAAAAACTGAAGGATTTTTAAATCAAGTTAAAAATGTGAATATAGGAATAAAGCAAGTTTTCAATTCTGAAGGAAAATTATGACGGTTAAAAATGACATAATTTGAAAGATAATTATGGCGATTAATGAAATGACGTATTATACTGAAATTTGTGGCAGTTATCAATAACCGtcatattaaaaccgccactttttacacattttttttttagtgatgtTGATTGAAGGGTAATACAAAGAGCACAAGTAGCTTTTATCcgaaataaataagtttttgcTACATATTATAAGTGAATAGTATTGAAAGCAAAAACATTTGGTTCGTACATTGTTCAACAATCTTGCCATTATGATACATCAAAATAAGttacattcatcatcatcatgatTCTCATCACACCACCACCATCAACCACCATTAAAATAAGTTACAATCAATAAACTTATTTCTCTTCTACTATTACCACATCCACAACAATCTTTCAAAGGTCAACAATCGAGTGGTCTATTATAAGATTGATTACCTTAACTTGTTCCATGACAAccctattttttttactatttttgtttttagggCGATTTTAAAGTCACTTGGTATTTCCTTTTCTGGCTCTAACTTTCAAAAACTGCTATATACTCATCCTTACTAGCCTTATGAACTTTGTGTTTGTTTTGAACTTGGTTAGATTTTCTTTGAAAATCGCATACTCTATTTTTAACTCTTTGATGTCACCTTTTAGTCAATCAAGCAAGTTCATCATTAGTTTCTTTCTTAGCTTGCACTTGCTTTTTCTCATTTGTCCACACCTCTTAGGCTCAAATTTCAACCATCACCACTAAAACAATTGCTTTGCTAAGGTAATTTTGCATACCATAACACCTATCTCTCCTGTTGTACTTGCTCAATTCCTTAACATCAACTTCTTGCAAGTTGTATGCTTGAAGGCAATTCTAGTTAGCAAAGGTAGTTaacaaaaaaaacattatatatataaaacattcACTTAAATGGTATTAGTGAGAAAAAGATAACATTTGTAAAAGGAGTAATGAATGGCAAAAAGATGTTCAAGTTTTCTGCAAACATTATCTCAAAATAGCATATTGTGTCCTTAGATAATTTTTCACCCTTAGGATTGTATACCTTTCAGTCTCCTTAAACTCAATTAATGTTTAATCTCTTAGTATACATTTACATATAAGTACAAATTGATTGCGTGTTGGATTGTATTGTCAGCCATTAATCAACCTAGTTTATTGTCTTTTGACTTATACTTTGTATCAGAAAAACAAaaggttaaaagaaaagaaaataaaataaaataataaaaatgtatattgATTAAAATACATGTGAATTAAGTAACAGAAAagaatttgaattgtttagttTAAATTTGGTGAATGATTGAATAAATGAAAAAGGTTGGGTTGCGTAAGTGAATGGAAGAGGAGTGAGTGAGTCAAAGAGATATAAAGTAAAGTAACGGTGAATGGGACCCACTGCCCATAACAACCATTGACCTGTTCTGTTCCTTCCCCACTTTCCCCAACTTTCATTGCTCTAAATTATTCCAACTCCACATGGGTCCCACCCCTTGACTTTTTTTCCTCCCTTTTTTCAACAAAACGAATCTAATCTTTCAACTTAGATCTCCCAatcttattattcttattattactaCTATTCAATTCAATACATACATACAAAATAATTCAACTCCCAcatcaaatcaaataaataaataaatccattttaGAATAATTTTCATTTGCATAATATTTCCATTTCCTTCGGTCAAATTTACACAAAACTCCTCGTCAAATTTAGTCGACTCCGTCAAAGTCCGCACCGCAAAAGTTGACTTCCATGCCCATTTTTTCTGCCTTTCAACCTCGCATCCGCCGTTACCGTCACGGCCACACGGACACTTCCGTCAAGTTTCCGACACCACGCGGTTCGTCAACTACCTCAGAGCCCGAAACCAACGCCGGTTGCGGCAGGTAACGGCAGCGCGTGATGGTGCTCGCCCTCGTACGTCACTATCAGCATCTTCGGGTCATCTTGCGCGCGCTCCACGTGCTTCCTCGCCGGACACCCTTTCACGGTGCTGCACTTGTAGTACCCACTGCCAGAAACACACCAATTCTCCATTAAGAAACTTCAATTCTAGATTCCAATTGAATACCACTTTAACTACGTGAATTACTGAAACCAAGTTTCGATTCCAATTGAAGAACTGTTATGTGTATGTTTTACCCTTAAATTAAAAATCGATTTTTTAACTGACATTGAGATCGGCATTTGACTATAACCGATTCAACAGGGCGAGGGAAGAAAGAATAGAATAATACCGAGGAAAAGGTGAACCCTTGATCGGTTTCTGGCCGTACTTTCTCCACGAGTACTCGTCCGGTGGGATGTCGGCGATCTTGGAACTTATCGCCGGAACGCGGATCGTTTTTTTCACGCGTGATTTCCTGAGAAAAAAGAAACCAACGTCAGTTCCTCTGTTTGTTTGTGggataaattaataattttctaaaggGTGTGGGGAAAAACCTTTTCTTGGAGCAGTGGCAGGAGGGTTTGGCGGACAGCGCGGCGTCGCGGCACTTTTTCCTGTGGGAGGAGCATAGAGGGGGTTTGGCGGCGGAGGGAGGGAGGAAAGGGCCGATCTTGCCGTCGGAGACGCTGGCGTCGTTGGTGACGGAGGATAAGAAGGAAGAGGAGGTGGTGGGGGTGGTGGAAAGAGTGAGGGTTTCGTCTTTGTTGCAGGGCTTAGAGTTGAGAATGGTGGGTTTAACGAAATCCAAAGTAAAGCCTGGTTGGGATTGAGGTTGTGGTTGTGGTTGTGGTTGTGGCTCTGGTTGCGGCTGGGCCTGGGCCTGGGTCGGTGCACGGCGGAAGCGAGCGTGACCGGTGCGGTTGAGAAGGTTAATGACTTGTTTGAACTTAGAGACGGTGAAGTCGGTGATTTCGGAGCAGTCAAGGTTGTTAAGGCTAACGTTGTTGTTGCTGTtgttagaagaagaagaaaaagaagaagagttGCAGGCAGAGGGAGAAAGGAGTCGAATGAGATGCTCCATGCTTTTCAAACCAGCCGAAGCAGCTTCTTGAATTGCTAACTGTTCCTCCATCCTTGTTCTGGGAAGAAGATCGAGCATATCCAGTGCCATGAAACACGAAGAATCCTAGgaagagagaaaggaaaagaggttttggtttggtttttgGTTTCGGTGTGGGAAGAGAAGAGGTtataaaagagagagagagggttGGAAAGTCAAACAAGTTTCGTGGATCCAAGGGCGAACATTGGTTGCAACAGAGCAAAGTACGCCACGACAAACCAAGAGTTACTGTGAAGGTCCAAAAGAGGTGTTGGTGGTGGGTCCCACTTTCCTTCGTTAAGTGGCCAACAGATAAGAAAccagaacaaaataaaaatatgcaaAAACCACACCATTACAAAATATCATTATGCTTAATAATCTCTATTCTCTGCATcatctctttttcttttaccCTTTTCGTTATCTCTCTTTCACTATATATAAtctcattataataataatactaaataaaatcattattaaCCATAACttcttaataaataataaataatcatTCAACATGCaagttattaattaattttatttttctttttctggaaAAAGTTATTTACACTATTCAATACTATTCTGTAAGGACGAAGGCAGTGTTTATAAAGACATAATTTCCTTTCTTTGCAAGTAAGTCAGTCAACGCTTTTAAATGTGCTGTAATACTTTTTTTCTCTCCTAAATATGTctctttctttaaaaaataaacaaataatttcTATCAAactttttatatgtattttttattaatatttttttcacataATTAGAAGTGCATCATCCCAAATAAAAACACTTCTATATATTAAACtgtattatattaaattataaaaataattaatgcactataaaaagtattaaataataattaatattttaaaaaataataattaattattatatttattaaattatatgctattttataaatttaaaaactattaatatctaaagtaatttaattactaataaggatttgtaaaataatttctaatattAATTATCGAGATTTAATTATTAACTATCTTAAACTCTAAACTAAtttctaattataataaaaaatttaaaataattagtaatgttagatataaattaacaaatatttaaaaaatttatattaataataacaattattttagatattcctaattttcaatttatatttaacttaaaattaatattttgattaattattttatctttaaattaattatcatttactATTTTTCTAGTAATATTactttgaaaataattaaaaatattaagtacTTTCAACTTTTGCATCATACACACTCTATATATAATAAGAAGTTTTATAAATGTATTATaagtttaaatatgtttttatcttATATGTATTTAATCATTTCTatcttttaattcttttatttattatttcattaaatttaattttttataactttaattCATGATGCGTCACCCTACTTATAGAGTGTGTTATATTTCATAGTTTTAATTTCTGACTTGTTATTATAAGGATTATGTAATTTGTTATTCCAGTTCTTATAAATTCGTAAAGTTTCCACACAAgttcttatttttaataattctcTTAAAATTTGGAAAGAAAAATTATCATAGCactacactaaaaaaaaatcattaattgttatagttactaaattagagatattttagaaactaaaaagtttTTCacttctaaattaatttttattatttttaaataatttttaaattggtaccTAATTAGCTGTCAAgatttttttaccaaatttaaaatataaataaataataattaattagatatcaatttaaaaattatttatcaataataaaaattaatttaaaaattaataacttttttaatctttaaaattatctataatttatataactataataactaattatttttgtctttaaaattaaattttatttaataattttttatgttgatcacacaacaataaaaatataaaattaatcaaatagaaaataaatgtataGTTCTTATAGTATATACTAGAAGtatgttattttattgttgAATAGATGTCTCATAAGAAATAGAAAAGTATTGCCCAACGATGTGATCGAAAACTTGGTCTTTGCATCTTTTGTTTTTGTCCTTTTGTTTGTGGTTGACTATGTGCTTCAGAAGCATTGGTGTAAAAGCAAAAAGCAAGTTATGGGATTTTAGGTTTTGAAATTAAGCATTCATTCTAAATACGATTTTAATAAAGCTAAACTAATAATTCACTTCATGAAACGACGTAAAATGGATcactccttttttttcttttccaagGTCAAAGCCTCAAAACTTAATTTCGCACTGTTTACTATAAAATCAAAAGTACTCAAACCAATCTTTTTCTCATTTCAATGCATGGAGAGTTTCAAAAGCTTGGAATCAAATTACTCatgcatttatttatttatttatttatttattttgaaatatgatTCTTTTTCTATGACtcagaaaatattattttttattaattcaagACGTGAatcttatataatatatttaccTGCATGAAGATTATAAAACTCAATTTATGGTTAACCAAAATGACCATATGTGTCAGTGCTACAAGTTGTGTGAGAAATAAATCTAATGAGCAAAAACAAAtcctaatattatatttttgttttcagaTGTTTGCAAAATTGCAAGACTCGTTTTCACATGAATTTTACCATATTTGTGACTCTTATATTAGTTCACACATCAGTATAATGTTCATACAGGTAAACATGATAagaaaagttatatattttgaattagtcAAACCACAAtaaaaattctctctcaaaaataaaatgaaaaaaccCATTATTCTAGAAAGGTCAAATTGAcccaaatgaaaagaaaataactaaaattatttttaaaaataataaaataagcattaaaataaaataaaagactaaATCTATATTTAatctatttattatttataattatttaaaatagatcTAAATAATCATGGTTAACAAAACCCTTGACATCAAAGGATATATAACCAAACCACACGTTTAGAAGACTAGACCACCACATAAATTACATTCagtacaaataaaataaaggatTAATACTTTTTATGCAACTATTAtgattatctttttattt harbors:
- the LOC137821159 gene encoding WRKY transcription factor WRKY51-like; its protein translation is MALDMLDLLPRTRMEEQLAIQEAASAGLKSMEHLIRLLSPSACNSSSFSSSSNNSNNNVSLNNLDCSEITDFTVSKFKQVINLLNRTGHARFRRAPTQAQAQPQPEPQPQPQPQPQSQPGFTLDFVKPTILNSKPCNKDETLTLSTTPTTSSSFLSSVTNDASVSDGKIGPFLPPSAAKPPLCSSHRKKCRDAALSAKPSCHCSKKRKSRVKKTIRVPAISSKIADIPPDEYSWRKYGQKPIKGSPFPRGYYKCSTVKGCPARKHVERAQDDPKMLIVTYEGEHHHALPLPAATGVGFGL